One window from the genome of Oryctolagus cuniculus chromosome 1, mOryCun1.1, whole genome shotgun sequence encodes:
- the LOC100348461 gene encoding olfactory receptor 5T3-like — MEGFSSDLEIYRIQQKNVSGVTVFILIGFTDDFDLQVFLFLLFLGIYLFTLIGNLGLVVLVIGDPRLHNPMYYFLSVLSVLDACYSTVVTPKMLVNFLSEDKSISYYGCATQMLLFVTLGTTECFLLAAMAYDRYVAIYNPLLYSVSMPPRVYVPLIIASYISGVLHATVHTVATFSLSFCASNKIRHVFCDIPPLLALSCSDTHINELLLFYLVGSVEIVTILIVLISYGFILLAILRMHSAGGRQKVFSTCGSHLTGVSIYHGTILFTYMRPSSSYASNHDMIVSIFYTIVIPMLNPIIYSLRNKDVKEAMKKLLREIRS; from the coding sequence ATGGAAGGATTTTCATCAGATTTAGAAATATACAGAATTCAACAGAAGAATGTCAGTGGTGTCACTGTATTTATTTTGATTGGCTTCACAGATGATTTTGACCTGCAAGTCTTCCTATTTTTACTCTTTCTTGGAATCTATCTCTTTACTCTGATAGGAAATTTAGGACTGGTTGTGTTAGTCATTGGGGATCCCCGGCTTCACAACCCTATGTACTATTTTCTGAGTGTTTTATCAGTTTTGGATGCCTGTTATTCTACGGTGGTAACCCCTAAAATGCTGGTCAATTTCCTGTCAGAAGATAAATCTATTTCATATTATGGGTGTGCAACTCAGATGCTTCTGTTTGTGACTTTAGGGACCACGGAATGCTTTCTGTTGGCTGCCATGGCTTATGATCGCTATGTAGCCATCTACAACCCGCTTCTGTACTCAGTGAGCATGCCTCCCAGAGTTTATGTGCCACTCATCATTGCCTCCTATATTAGTGGCGTTTTGCATGCTACTGTACACACAGTGGCCACATTTAGTCTGTCCTTCTGTGCATCCAATAAAATTAGGCATGTCTTCTGTGACATCCCTCCACTCCTTGCACTATCCTGCTCTGACACCCACATAAATGAGCTTCTCCTCTTCTACTTAGTGGGCTCTGTTGAAATAGTCACCATTCTGATTGTCCTGATCTCCTATGGCTTCATTCTGTTGGCCATTCTGAGAATGCATTCTGCAGGAGGAAGACAAAAAGTATTTTCTACATGTGGCTCTCACTTAACTGGAGTGTCTATTTATCATGGGACAATCCTGTTCACTTATATGAGACCAAGCTCCAGCTATGCGTCTAACCATGATATGATTGTTTCAATATTTTACACCATTGTAATTCCCATGCTGAATCCCATTATCTACAGTCTGAGGAACAAAGATGTGAAAGAGGCCATGAAAAAATTATTGAGAGAAATTCGATCATAA